One window of Desulfobaculum bizertense DSM 18034 genomic DNA carries:
- a CDS encoding putative bifunctional diguanylate cyclase/phosphodiesterase, translating into MIRFYVYRTQNFGKTFEALGEGDSEMFYSSPVHIQTHGGHPQRTLSFLHCLKRSWTQHHPQDITLSLLGKELCGHLTPLPLDMVLFSCWDTNKQDLNLNTDNACSILKDILTNIPIPGLLLGKDGTCLCGNPTLYKEFGIPKDVHLPTKLFKIYSASPQSYERLQKEISEASPYRSHIFYWKTSNMLPGGHTELGLHLHAPFQDQDFVIALISDTLISPEKQRLQLYEQIFNSAMEGIAIFRHDGLIQAANPAFCDLVGLPREHVLGLPIHSFCSNKHHAQDYAKIIHALRRKSTWFGELQGAHSCGEEFPLQLSVSKLPLKLEHHQIYLALLHDVTSIKQKEHKIEEQAFYDALTGLPNRRYLTETLSSTIQCAQKKGQELALFFMDLDNFKTINDSLGHPTGDRLLQNVAQRMKERLPITTHVFRQGGDEFIVLVENGTGKDDARKISHQILKSFEAPFEIEGRRLYITPSIGISFFPHDAHNSAELIRNADLAMYHAKSCGKNTYRFYSRKLNTRAQKRLEIENALRSANVEKDFYVLYQPIHDAKTQRISGFEALIRWNQEGSVPIGPDQFIPVAEETGIIFALSEFVLRTACRETQYLLKEGLGPLRVAVNLSAQQLYQKDFADRVQRMLRETGLPPAALELELTESTLIPNIRQTARVLQQLNKEGIRIAIDDFGTGYSSLNYLHRLPIQTLKIDKSFIQDAPDSKLAGNLVATMSMLAQNLGKRIVAEGVENLEQFEFALEKHCDEIQGFYFNSPVNHETLYKLLKEDRIQHGAMSQLPPAPTC; encoded by the coding sequence AACATTCGAAGCCCTTGGAGAGGGCGACTCGGAGATGTTTTATTCATCGCCCGTCCACATCCAGACACACGGCGGGCACCCTCAGCGCACGCTCTCCTTCCTGCACTGCCTCAAGCGGAGCTGGACCCAGCATCACCCACAAGACATCACGCTCTCCCTGCTCGGAAAAGAACTCTGCGGGCACCTCACCCCGCTTCCCCTCGACATGGTGCTTTTCTCCTGCTGGGACACGAACAAGCAGGACCTTAATCTCAATACAGACAACGCCTGCTCCATACTCAAGGACATACTTACAAACATTCCTATCCCCGGCCTTCTGCTTGGCAAAGACGGCACCTGCCTTTGCGGCAATCCAACCCTCTACAAAGAGTTTGGAATTCCCAAAGACGTCCACCTTCCAACCAAGCTCTTTAAAATTTACTCAGCGTCCCCTCAAAGCTACGAACGACTCCAAAAGGAAATTTCCGAAGCGAGTCCATACCGCTCGCACATTTTTTACTGGAAAACATCCAACATGCTACCGGGTGGACACACGGAGCTAGGGCTTCACCTTCATGCCCCATTCCAGGATCAGGACTTTGTCATCGCCCTTATTTCTGACACGCTTATTTCACCAGAAAAACAGCGTCTTCAGCTCTATGAACAGATTTTTAACAGTGCCATGGAAGGCATCGCCATCTTCCGGCATGACGGCCTCATTCAGGCTGCAAACCCCGCCTTCTGCGATCTGGTCGGCCTCCCCCGAGAACATGTCCTCGGTCTCCCTATCCATTCATTTTGCAGCAACAAACACCATGCGCAGGACTACGCAAAAATCATCCACGCCCTGCGCCGAAAAAGCACATGGTTTGGAGAACTCCAGGGCGCCCACAGCTGCGGCGAAGAATTCCCTCTTCAACTCAGCGTCTCAAAACTTCCGCTCAAGCTGGAGCATCATCAGATTTATCTCGCACTGTTGCACGACGTCACCAGCATCAAACAAAAAGAACACAAAATTGAAGAGCAGGCCTTTTATGACGCACTAACAGGCCTGCCAAACCGTCGATACCTCACCGAGACCCTCAGCTCGACAATCCAGTGCGCCCAGAAAAAAGGGCAGGAACTTGCCCTCTTCTTCATGGATCTCGACAACTTCAAGACGATCAATGACAGCCTTGGACATCCCACAGGAGACCGGCTCCTCCAGAACGTCGCGCAGCGCATGAAGGAAAGACTTCCCATAACGACTCACGTCTTCCGGCAGGGTGGCGATGAATTTATTGTGCTTGTTGAAAACGGAACAGGAAAGGATGACGCCCGAAAGATTTCACACCAGATACTGAAATCCTTTGAAGCGCCCTTTGAAATTGAGGGGCGAAGGCTCTACATAACCCCAAGCATTGGAATTAGCTTTTTTCCACATGACGCGCACAACTCTGCGGAGCTGATCCGCAATGCAGACCTCGCCATGTATCACGCAAAAAGCTGCGGGAAAAACACCTATCGTTTTTATTCACGGAAGCTGAACACCCGGGCGCAAAAACGCCTTGAGATCGAAAACGCCCTGCGTTCCGCAAACGTCGAAAAAGATTTTTACGTCCTGTACCAGCCAATACACGACGCCAAAACGCAGCGAATTTCTGGCTTTGAAGCCCTTATTCGCTGGAATCAGGAAGGCTCAGTCCCTATTGGGCCGGACCAGTTCATTCCTGTTGCCGAAGAAACCGGAATTATTTTTGCGCTTTCAGAGTTTGTTCTCCGGACCGCCTGCCGCGAAACCCAGTACCTGCTCAAGGAAGGACTTGGTCCACTTCGTGTTGCCGTTAATCTCTCTGCGCAACAGCTCTACCAAAAAGACTTTGCGGACCGCGTGCAACGAATGCTCCGGGAAACAGGCCTTCCTCCTGCGGCTCTTGAGCTGGAGCTCACAGAATCCACACTTATTCCAAACATCCGACAAACAGCCCGCGTTTTACAGCAGCTCAACAAAGAGGGAATCAGAATTGCCATTGACGACTTTGGCACTGGCTACTCCTCGCTCAACTACCTGCACAGGCTCCCTATCCAGACGCTCAAAATCGACAAAAGCTTTATTCAGGACGCGCCAGACTCAAAACTTGCAGGAAACCTTGTGGCAACCATGTCCATGCTTGCCCAGAATCTGGGCAAACGCATTGTGGCCGAAGGCGTAGAAAATCTAGAGCAGTTTGAGTTTGCTCTTGAGAAGCACTGTGATGAAATTCAGGGCTTTTACTTCAACTCACCGGTCAACCACGAGACCCTGTACAAACTCCTCAAGGAAGACAGAATACAGCACGGAGCCATGTCTCAGCTTCCGCCAGCACCCACATGCTAG
- a CDS encoding winged helix-turn-helix transcriptional regulator encodes MKKKHTRFCCHHGCPVEATLQMIGGKWKGILLYHLMDAQKPLRFGELLQAVNTVTRPVMTRQLKEMIRDGLVTREVFPVVPPRVEYALSDKGKTLIPVLLALKEWGETYGPAQDVKKSKEEDCSAG; translated from the coding sequence ATGAAGAAGAAACATACGCGCTTTTGCTGTCATCATGGCTGTCCGGTTGAAGCAACATTGCAAATGATTGGTGGAAAGTGGAAAGGAATTTTGCTGTATCACTTGATGGATGCCCAAAAGCCTTTGCGGTTTGGAGAACTTTTGCAGGCCGTGAATACAGTGACCCGTCCGGTGATGACCCGGCAGCTCAAGGAAATGATTCGGGACGGCCTTGTCACGCGGGAAGTTTTTCCTGTTGTGCCGCCACGTGTGGAATATGCGCTGAGTGACAAGGGGAAAACCCTGATACCTGTTCTTTTGGCGCTCAAGGAATGGGGAGAGACCTACGGTCCTGCTCAGGATGTGAAAAAAAGCAAAGAGGAAGACTGCTCAGCAGGCTAG